The window AAAATCGAAACTGGTGCACCGCCTACACCCGCTGCGCCACAAGCAGCCGCACCCGCTGCGACCGCCGTTGCCGCCGCACCAACGCCAGCACCTGCACCTACCGCCGCACCTGCACCAGCACCTGCGCCGGTTAGTAACTTCACACCCATTGACAATGGCCTGACGGATGAAGTGCAAGTCTTTGATCCACCTTCCAATGTGCGCCGCTCACCGAACGGTGCCGTTATCTGTGCTGTGAGACAGAAGCAATTCATCAAAATCTCCGGCTATACATCAACCTCCAAAGGCACTTGGTACAAAACAAATGCTTGCGGCGAAGCCGGTTGGATTCACGTTAGCCAGGTGCGGTTCTAATCCCAACTCGAAAGCGTCGCAGCCACATCATCGTGAATATCAAACCAATACCTGCGGCGCGATCGGCTGGATTCACAAGAGCCAAGTCGATTTTGGGGATAATCCTTACTAAAAATTGCGACAAGTACAATCGCGATCGCCCAATTAGTGAGATCGGGGCAACCCCGATTTCTCATCACTTCTACGGGAAAACCCGCCCCATTAAATTTTCTGAACCAGAGAAATCACGGGACTTTTGCCAGTCATGCACGATCGTCACGATAAATAGTGAATGCTGACAGCAAAGTTGCTCACTAACGAGATCAGCATTTATGAAACGCGCTAGCCTTTTGGTGTTGGGAACTGCTGCCCTCGCCTTAAACGCCTGTATCACAATTGAAACTGGGGCACCGCCTGCACCTACTACACCTCAAACCACGGCTCCCGCCGTTGCTGCGACCACCACCGCACCCACTTGCAACAGCAAATTTGCGGCTGGTAATGCCGTCGGTGGTCAAGCTGTAACGGTTGACCTTTGCACCGTCAAACCTGGAACACCGCAAACGATTTCCTTCGTTTATTACCTCGGCCAAGAGAAGATCGAAAGCAGTGCTGACTGCCCCGGCGGGAACTGGACAACCTATCCAGAGCGCCAGGTCCATTATCCTAAATCCAGTGCTACACAAACGATGCTCAATGCCGTTTGTCAGCAGGCGGGACACACTGCCACCGTTGCCGCCGCACCAGCTCCGGCACCAGTACCAGCACCCGCACCAGCTCCGGCACCGGCACCCGCACCCGCAGCCTTTCAAGAGGCAAGTGGTACTGCTGTCGTTTTTGACCCACCGTCGAATGTTCGATCGACACCGGGTGGTGCCGTCATCTGTTCAGTCAATGCCCAAACGCAACTCAGACTTACGGGTGTATCCGGTTCTTGGTACCGCACAAGTGATGCCTGTGGTGGTGCAACCGGATTTATTCACAAGAGTCAATTGAGGTTTTAGACACATTCCACACCAAAGTCACATTGTGGCGATGTCTCCCAACATTGCCACAGCCTCTGAGTCATCAATTCACGGCTCATCATTCACGGTGCAAAAGCTAGGCCACTACTCCTTAGACCACCACTCCTAGCGAGTACAGCACGCTTCCTCAATGTCCAGATCAGGACCAAGCAATTCATTCAATTCTCTGGTTATGTATTGATCGCCAAACCAAACGGGTGATCAGCAACTTAGTACAAAACCCAGGCTTGCAACACCGATCGGTAAATTCGCTTCAGCCCAGTCAGGTTCTAGTCTTAATGCTCGATTGCAGCATTTTCAACCATGCACCACTACCAAAGTCGCCGATTGCACAAATATCAAAACTTCCACTACACCTGATGAAACCTCTAAATCGCTTCTTGATCGGGACAATCGCACTGGCCCTAAATGGTTGTATCACGCTAGATCCTGTACCCGAGGCACAACAAGCCCCCACCCCCGATCCCTTACAATCCACTGCCCCAGCGATCGCCGCACCAACACCGGTAGAACCCCAAGCAACCACCCCCAAAGCCAGCAATCAAGTCGCGTCTAAGAAAGTACCCAATGGCGTCAGTAACTTCACACCGCTATCTTCTGGTCTGACCGATCAAGTGGACCTATTCAAACCGCCCGCAAATATCCATCGCGCCCCCAATGGCCAAGTGCTTTGCTCGATCAAGCAGGCAAAATCCATCAAAATTTCGGGTTATACCAATACGGATCAAGGCACTTGGTACCAAACTAATGCTTGCGGTAGCAATGGTTGGATTTCCATGCGCCACGTTCGGTTTTAGTCCCAGCGTGCGCCCAACTTGAACCCACATAGAGTTAATTAAGCCTGCACACAAAACCCACCCGCCAGCAATGCCAATATTCACGATTCAATCATCGAAATTTTTCACTTAACTTGCATTTAAGCGAAAAATTGTTCACTTAAGGAAGAAAAAGTGAACCCTATTAGCATAACTGTGATTTACGAACCACACTGTATGACAAGCAATCGTCTCTGGCTTCTGGGACCGACCGCGCTCGTGCTCAATGCCTGTATCCAAACAAAGATGCCCGCATCGCAAACAGGCACAGTATCGGGCAGTGAGGCCACAATCCGCACATCACCGGCACCCACACAATCAATTAACTTGATCCCATTAGCCGACGCCGCGGAAAAACCCGCATTACCAACGACGGAAACCCGCCAAAATGCATTGCAGCCTTACCGAACCACCGTGTACGTCGTCCAACCCAACGCACAGGTACATACTTCGCACGATCGGTACAGCAAAATCCTCTGCAAAGTCGACAAAAATGACCCCATTACCGTTGACGATCATATTGCCACCAAGACGCTAGAGAATGATTGGTACCGCACCAATATATGTGGCAAACATGGCTGGATTTCGGGCCAAGCCCTTACACTCAATCCATTGGTAAAATCGGCCGTAAATTAAGCGGTTTAATTAACGCTTCCAAAAAGCCAGGCGATCGAGTCCTAGGGCCGTAACCGGATTTTTGCGGCGTTGGCGATGGTGCCGTGCGTATACCTTCTTTTGACGACGGCGATCGATGGCCACCTCTTCAAGGCTATCTTCGTCGTAAATCAGATCAGGGGCGGGCTCATCCTTCAGTTCTAACCAATACACAATACGCCCCATTGCAACGCCCGCTAACGCTCCCCAAAATATACTGGCATGGACTTCATAGCCCAACCAGTAAAACACGAGTAAGGCCGCTAGAGCTGAACGCAGACCAGCGGATACACCTTTACTATTTGGTTCATTTTGGGGAAGCGTCATAGGGCAAACACAAGAAATTAGAGAATCGCAAAACCAGCTTGCTTTAATTGTGCATTCAGATCAGCGGTTGTGTCGATCGTTTTTACAAAATCACGTTCCGCATCACTAAAGGCTTCAAAGGATTGCTGGGCCAAAACATCTACCGTGGCATCCGCGATGTCACCAGTCCGACCGGCAACACGTGTCTTCAACACATCCATGGGCGCATCACAATGGACGATCGTCAACGGAATTCCCACAGACTGGGATTTACTGACCACCGGCTCCCGTAAAGCGGTCCGATCATACTTCGCATCGAGCACAACGGTATAACCTTGCTTCGCCAGCATTAAGCCCAAGGCCAAGAGGCGATCGTAGGTTTTTTCTGTCATCGCGGGTGTGTAGATCGCATCACTGCCGCGCTCCTCAACACTGATCCCCGCCAGTTGCTTCCGAATCGCATCAGAACGCAGGTGAATTGCCTTGTGCGCCTTGGCAATCGCTTTACCCGCAGTGCTCTTGCCCGCACCCGATAAGCCAGCCATCATCACCAACCGACCGTCCGGCTGCTGAGTATAGTCGTAGGCTAAGGTGTAGTATTCGGCGGCGGTTTGGCGTGACGACTGCTTCAAATCATCCGGAATCGAAGGATCACCTAACAAGAACGAAGTGACCTTGGCTCGCACATACGCCTGACGACTCAAGTACAAGGGCAAGACCTGCAATCCCTCATAATCGCCAGTCTGCTCTAAATACGCATTCAGGAAAATATTCGCGAAGTCTTGGCGACCGCGGGCATCAAGATCCATGCAGATGAAACCAACATCGTACATAGTGTCAACAAACCGAAATGGCTCGTTGAACTCAATGCAGTCAAATAGCCAAATTTTCTCCTGCCACAGCGCAATATTCCGCAAATGCGCATCACCATGACATTCGCGAATCTTGTCTGCCTTCACCCGATCGACCAAAGCGGACTCATACTTCACAAAAAAGTCGTCCGTATAGGCTTTCGTCCCATCAAACTGCGCTTGCGTTTGGGGCCCTTTGCCACCGTCAAAATCAATAAAGCCAGCACTTTGCTCATAGTTCTCATCAAACGCCTGACGAACTTTCGCCACCGCACCGTAGCTCCGAATGTGATCGTTGATATCGGCTTTCGCGTGGAATGACGCCACTTCCTTGGCCAAATCCCGCATATGCTGTGCGGTCAAGGTCCCGGCTTCAAACATCTCGCTGAGCAGCGCCGATTGCGGGAACTGCTGCATCTTCACCGCATATTCCACCACTTCACCGTCGCCATTCAGCTCAAAGCCTTCCCCCGCTTGGGTAATCGCGACAACTTCGAGATACAACTCGGCAGCACCCCGCTGATTCAACCGCAGCTCTTCTTCACAGAAATGCTTCCGCTTCTCCAACGTGGAGAAATCCAGGAAGCCAAAATTCACTGGCTTTTTGAGCTTATAAACAAAATCGCCGGTCAAGAACACATAGGATACGTGGGTCTGAATCAGCGGAATCTCCGCCTGGGCAGCATGGGGGTAAACCGCCGGTTGGAGCATTGCCTGAACCACAGGGGGTAAATTCGTATCCGTCATAGAAGTTCCTCTGGAATAGCTTGTATAGGGAGGCGACGCACAGTTTGCATACACGCAACACTGCTTAATATTTTTTACGCCCTACCCAAAATAACTGAAATTGTTGGTTAAAACTGACAAGTCTCCGAGAAAATCTGACGATCGATGATGAAAATTCGGCCCAGCGACCGAAACGGCTATCCCTACTCCACTCGATCGAGAATTCGGCTTATGCTAATGACTGAACCCATTTGAATCCACATTGCATTAAAAGCGACTCGTCCCTATGGAACTTAACGCCATTGCCGAACATTTAGATAGCGAAAATCCCCAAGACCGAATGCGTGGGATTACTGCCCTCCGCGAATACGAACCGGAAGTAGCGGTGCCTTTGTTGATGCGCTGCGTGGACGACTCCGAGGTGATGATTCGCTCTTTCGTTGCCATGGGACTCGGCTACAAACAAACACCGGCCGCCTATGAAAAGCTGCTGACGATGGTCGCAGACGAGGCTGACCCAAATATTCGGGCCGAAGCCGCAAATAGCCTGGGTAAGTACGGCCAAGTCGCAATTCCCCACCTGGTGAAGGCCTTTCACTCCAACCTCAACTGGCTGATGCGACTGAGCATCATTCCCGCGTTAGCGCGGCTCGATGCCCCCGCAGAACTAATGAATCTCTGCCAAGCGGGACTGCGCGACGCTGACGTGACAGTCAAGGAAACCGCCATCACCTATTTGATGGACTTTGCCAAGGGGCCACAGAGTGATGAGGCACTGACGCTCTTGCTGTCCTATGCTGACTCGGAGCATTGGAATTTGCGCCGACAAGTCGCACTCGTGTTGAAATCCTTTGAGCAAGATCAAGCCCAGGAAACTTTGATGCAGCTGCGCCAAGACCCTGACCACCGTGTCGTCGCCGCCGCACTGGAAGCCTTAGTTTAGCGAGAAGCATCGGTCGAATGACATCTTCGCATCGATAAAAGGGGTAGGAAAACGTTCGTTTTCCTACCCCTTTTGTTTAATCAGCATTGAACTGGCAGAGCGTAACTACGCCTTAGCTGCCATGAAGCTAATGTGATAAATCGAAGGCTTCCAAGGATGCTTCTGCACTTCCTGGAGCACCGCTGTTGTATTCATCTTCAAATCAGGAATACTCAAGTCAATTTGGCTCTTCCGCTCAACGGCATCACGGACCAAAAAACCGGCTTGCTTGGCATCAATCACAATTTGTAATGACTCAGTACCATTGTGGCCATACACAGTTGCAGGCATTTTGCCTTCACGGCGCAATGCGTTGGGCTTACTACCTTCAGGCCGCTTAGCTGCCTCGATCGAAAATTTTGCCATGGGTTCTCTTCTCTTCTGGGATGTAGGAGATGGGAAGCTACTCTCTAAGTAGAGCAGCGGTTTTGAGTAATTGAGTTAGGCATCCCAGCGGTAATCACGTGATCAACCGGCAAAAATGCCTTAACTAGGGTAGCGCAATTAGGCCGTTATCAACCAGTACAACCAGCGAACCGGGCTGACTGAGCCAAACCGGCTAAACCGCTAATTGTTGTGCGCCATTTTCATAGAGCAATGCCCGCTTCGGCCCATGAATCGGGTCTTCCACGATGATTGTTTGATCCCGGCTTGCGCCCAGGGAAACAATCGCGATCGGCACCTCTGTGAGTTCAGCCAAGAACTTGAGATAATCTAGCGCTTGCTGCGGCAGATCTTCTAGTGTACGACACTCCATGGTCGATTGCTTCCAACCGGGCATGGTTTTATAGATCGGTTTGCACTTCTCAAATTCACGGGCATTGCTCGGCAGGTGATCGCGCTGCTCACCATCCACGTCGTAGGCCACACAGACCTGGATTTCATCGAGGGTGTCAAGCACGTCCAACTTGGTAATGGCCAAACAGTCCAGACCATTAATCCGCACGGCATAGCGGCCAATTACGGCGTCGAACCAACCACAGCGACGTTTCCGCCCCGTCGTCGTGCCGAACTCCGCACCCCGATTACCGAGCAGCTCGCCCATGTCGTCGTGCAGTTCCGTGGGAAATGGGCCTTCGCCGACCCGCGTGGTGTAAGCCTTCGCGACGCCGATCACCCGATCGATCATCGTTGGACCAACACCGGCACCGATACAAGCACCACCGGCGACCGGATTCGACGATGTGACGTAGGGATACGTCCCATGATCGAGGTCGAGCAATGTGCCCTGCGCGCCTTCAAACAAGATATTGCGCTTGCGACGGATGGCGTCTTCGATATTCAGCGAACTGTCCACCACATGGGGACGGAGGCGATCGGCATAGACCAAATACTCTTCAATCACCGCTTCCGCATCGAGCGGTGGCAGGTCATAGAGCTTTTCGAGAATGACATTTTTATTCGCGACGGTTTCACGGATTTGCTCCTTGAAGCGATCCGTATCCATCAGGTCAATAATTCGAACGCCGGTGCGCTCGGATTTGTCCGCGTAGGTGGGGCCGATCCCGCGCCCGGTTGTACCGATTTTGTGATTTCCGCGACGTTCTTCCGCAGCTTGGTCGATTAACCTGTGATAAGGCATCGTCACGTGTGCGGTCTCTGAGATCATCAGATTTTTCGCCGAAATCCCTAAAGCTGTGATTTGGTCGAGCTCCTCAAGGAGGACCTTCGGATCAATCACTGTACCACTGCCAATAATGCAGTCCGTATCGGGATAGAGAATGCCAGACGGGATTAGGTGCAGCTTAAAAGTTTGATCTTTGACTACGACCGTATGTCCAGCGTTAACCCCTCCTTGGTAGCGCACAACCACGTCCGCCGATTTGCTCAGCAGATCAGTGATTTTGCCTTTTCCTTCGTCGCCCCATTGAGCGCCGATTACAACTACGTTAGCCAAGGTTTTATATTAGGAGTAGAGTTTTCAACAAATCACCATTGTTAGCAGGTTTAGGGGCCTGTGTCAATTTGTGGTGATGCGCTTACAATGCCCCAAACTCCCGTGAAATCACGGTCAATCAGCGAAGTATTAAGCAATTTGCAACACAGCTTTTAGGAAATCAATTGGATTCAGCGGCGATAGGCGTCCGGGCGAGCGGTACAATATTGTGCCCGGGGGCTACATGTGAGTCTTCCGCGTGCGCTTTTTTCGATCGCCGCAAGCCGTTATTGATTCAACTAGGCTATGAATAATTTTCTGCCGACCGCTTATTTCCGTAAACAATTCGTCCCTTTTGAGGACGCGAATATCTCGATCGCGACTCATGCTTTGCATTACGGGACTGGCGCGTTTGGTGGATTACGAGGATTACCGGACCCAGCTGACCCGAACCAGATTCTGTTGTTTCGGCTCGATCGTCACGCAGCCCGCCTCAGCAGTAGTGCAAAATTGCTGAACTACGATTTGCCCGCTGACAAGATTCAGATGACGATCGAAGAATTTGTTCGCAAGAATCAGCCCCAGCAGCCGTTTTATATTCGGCCTTTTGTTTACACCTCGGACTTGGGAATTGCGCCGCGCCTGCACAATATCGAAAAGGATTTCATGGTGTATGGGATTCCCCTGGGCGACTATCTCTCACCAGATGGTGTGACTTGCCGGATTAGCTCCTGGGCGCGGCAGGAAGACCGCAGTTTGCCCTTGCGGGGCAAGATTAGCGGGGCATATATTACTTCGTCGCTGGCGAAGACTGAAGCGGTGGAGTCGGGGTTTGATGAAGCAATTTTGCTCAATTCTCAGGGTAAAGTCAGCGAGGCTTCGGGGATGAACATTTTCCTCGTGCGCGACGGTAAGTTGATTTCGCCGGGATTTGATCAAGATATTCTGGAAGGGATTACGCGGGATAGCGTGTTGACGATCGCTCGTGACCTGGGGATCCCCATCGTCGAACGTCCGGTAGACAAGTCCGAAATGTTTATTGCGGATGAGTTGTTCCTGAGTGGAACGGCAGCGAAAGTCACACCGATTAAGCAAGTGGAGATCTATCACTTGCCCAAGGAGCGACCCATCACCGATAAGATTCGGGAAACGCTAACCGCAGTCACTGAAAATCGTGAACCGAAATACCAAGATTGGGTGTTCAAAGTGCGTCTAGATGGCTAAATTTGCAATTTGAATTAGCTGAAAAGGGCGATCGAACTGCTGAGTTAGATCGCTTTTTTTGGCAAACTGGGATTTTCAAAATAACTGTATTGGACTTACACATTTTGACAATGGCGACGAGATAATCAGATTAGTGAAGTCCGGCGGCTAATTTCACCTTTGGACTGCGGATCGCCTCCATCTAGGCGATCAAACTAGATACTCAATGAATACGAAACTATTGCTCAAAGTCTTGTCAGTTGTGGTGAAGTCTAAGCCGGTTTGAGTTGAGCAGTGCCGTTCACAGTAAACGGAAACTCAACTTCCCCAAATAACTCCAGATAGTAGCGAAACTGCAACGTTTGCACACCCGGTTGCACACCCACGAGAAACTTCACCCGCTGGGAGCCAAGATGCTTGCCTTCCATATCTTGCTGGAAACGATTGGTTTCGTAGATTTCGTAGTCGTGGATTTCACTCACATCGTTTTCAGCCAGACCCTCAATGTCTTTAACTTTCTTCCCCGGCGGCACCAACATCAAATCCCCCGGCTCCCAAGCCGAAAACGGCACGTCAGCCTCCCGCTTTACTGGGGAAATACTAGCGTCAACGGTATACCACTTAAGCTGATGGTAGCGCTCCCGCAAGTCCGCAAAAGTCGCAACATCCATATCCGAACCTTGGCGCAGCGTCGGCATATTCGTCGATTGGACTTGATGCACCTGCACTGTCGCCCCTTTGAGCACTTGGCCTTTGGCCTTAAACGGCAATAGCAAAACTTGCTTCATGCCTTGCTTCAGCGCCCAAGGAATCGTCAGCGCCCCCAGAACAATCACAGCGATCAACGCCCACCATGGCAGATATTTGATCGCCAAAATAATCAGAATGACGAGAACTACTAAGATCCAAAAAGCTAGCTTCATTAAGGTCTCTCGCTTCAGCCAAGGTGTCAGAAACATCAAACACTATGATGCCCTGAATCTCCGGATAAGTTCCGGCATATTGCATCGTCGATGAGTTCCGACAGCTAAGTCGTGAACCCATCGGAACAAATTAACCCTTGACTTGGGACCCGTGGGCTCGCGGATCGTCAGGGGTAGATTTTTGAACAGTCTTGGTGGCATTCGGTGGCGTGTAAGCCGATGTCTCACCTTGGGCCATGGCAATCGGCAACGTCTGACCGTCAACTAAGGCAATCAAATTCTCTTCTAAGACTTTCTCCGGCTGCTCCCCGATCGCCTGGGCCACTGGCTCATTATTCGCTTGCAAATAGGAGAAATGCGGAATCCCATCCACTCGGTAGGCGACAATTTCCGGCAGCCACTTCTCGTTATCCACATTCAGCATGACGAAGTTGACCCGATCACCGTAAGTCTCCTTCAGCTCGGCCATCTCCGGAGCCATACGCTGACAGCTCGTACACCAGTCTGCATAAAACTCCATCAACGTCGGCTTGTCATTACGTAGTGCCACATCTAAAGGCACCGAAGCCTTCGCCATCGCCGGTAATGACGCCGAACTCGTTTGGGTCTTCAGCCCCAGGGCAAAAACCACAGCCAGCACAATCGCCACGATCGCAATCAGTAGATTACGTAAGCGATTGGCATCAGGTTGGGGAGAATCAGGCAAATTCGCAGTCATAGTGTTGTGCTCTGAGCGATCAGCTGGGTCAAGGTCTACCGGTCAAATTTGGACAAGCATTATCGCGGTCATGTAAAAGTTTAACTGCTTTTCGATGGGCGCAAGCGATCCCTGCGTATTTCTCAGGACTGCTCTCCGAATTTCTACTACTCACCCCACAAGAACTTTGTAAACAGCCCCTAGTTTCTAACGATGCGGATACTTAATTCGTCTTGGAATAATAGAGCAGTAATGGGATTCGAGTCTTCACAGATCGAAACCATACGGTGCATTGATGCGGGTCTGATAAATTGCTGCTTTTTAGCCGCATTTATACAACGCAAAACTATCCAGGGTGTTTGATTTATGTCGAGGCAGAAATTCGGTCTAGAAGCCGCTGCACATCTCTTAGCGGAATACAAAACTGGAAAGCGTCAATTTGCCGATCGTAAAGAAGTCGGTGGGGTAATTCAGACAGAAGCCCCCGATTTATCCGGCATGGATTTACGCAATGTCCGATTAAAGTGGGTCGTCCTCACCAGTGCTAATCTCTTTCGCGCCAATTTGCACAGCGCCTGTTTGGGGCGAGCCGAACTCAATCAAGCGAATCTGCAAGAAGCAAATCTTTCCAATGCTGACTTGTCCTACGCCAATCTCTGCCGGTCAGATTTAACGGACGCCAATCTTCAGTGCGCGAATCTCCGTAATGCGATTTTAATTGATGCCGATCTGACGGGAGCGGATCTGCGTGGTTGTCAATTTGATGGGGCCGATTTTACTGGGGCGATCATTAAAGATGCCAAGTTACCAGCAGGGCTGCTGGCCAATCTCACCCCGACCTTAAAAATTAATCGCGATACTTCAGTTCATAATCCGATTCCAGACGTCACAATGGAGATGTTGGCGTCGATGGAATAACGCACTTTGAAGAAGCGCATCACCCTCACCTTTAGCCGTAAGTCGGTACAAATGCCCGTCACATACCGACTGGCCAAGGATTTTAACGTCGCAGCAAATATTATTCGCGCGCAGGTTGCCCCGAATCAAGCGGGTAAGCTGGTCGTCGAGCTTTCTGGGGATATTGACCAGCTTGATGCGGCGATCGAGTGGATGCGCGATCAGCACATTAATGTGTCGTTTGCCAATCGCGAAATTGTGATCGACGAGAAGATTTGTGTTGATTGTGGTCTATGTACGGGGGTTTGCCCATCAGAAGCCTTGACGCTGGACCCAGAAAGTTTTCGACTGGCATTTAATCGATCGCGCTGTATTGTCTGTGAGCAATGCATTCCGGTCTGCCCAGTGGTGGCTATTTCGACCAATTTTTGAGTCAGCTTACGCCGCTATAGGGGTGGGCGATCGCGTATATTTATGAGGCAAGCACGACCGCAAACTAATTCCTTATGCAAGGCACTGCCGATAAGACCCGCTTTCTAAATCAATGGATGCCGCAGAACAAAGTGAGCTGTGTGGCCGATTTTTTGCTGTCAGGCATGGTCGTCGGGCCTTTGATTGCACCATTTTTGGCGGGCGTGCATATGCCGGGGGTACCGATTATTGCGCAGATTATTTATTTCATGGGACAACACGTTTGCCCCCAGCCGGAGATGGGCATTGAGCTATCTCCGCCGTTTATCATGGCGGTTTGTATGCGGTGCTATGGGACAGTAACGGGACTATTTTTGACCCGGATGCTGTATTTGGTGAATCAAGGGCGCAGTGGTTACTGGTTACATCAGTACGGCTGGTGGGGCGTTGGCATTGCGAGTGTGCTGATGGCGGCTTATCCGATCGAGCTCGCGATTCAGACGTTGGGGATTTGGGAATTTGATAATACGGTGGTCAGCATTTTTGGTTTGATTACCGGATTGGCTTGGGGGCTACATGCGATGCCGATTTTGCATGGGGATTTGCAGGGGCGATCGGCGGCGTAATTTTTGTGGATGTTGGGTGGCAGGTTGCTGCACCCAACCGACGGAGAGTTATCGCTTTTCAATCGTGCCGCGTGTGACGCCTAGTTGACTTTGTAATTGCAAGGCTTTCCATAATTCAACGCCGCTGATTTCGCCTTTGAGTAGCTGTTGGTAATAGGCGATCGTGTGCTGGATTTGCTGCGGGGTTTCATTCAAGAAATCGATGCGGAAATAGCGGGCACCGCGATCGATCAAGCGCTGGACGTGCTCGGCTCCGGTTTGGGCTTTACCGTTAAATACAGTGTTGCGGCATCCGGCATCGGCTTGGAGGATGTGCTCAGTGCCGACGCGATCGCGCAGTTTCACCTCATGCTCGTCGCAGGGACGACCACAGTTGGTAAAGTCGGTACCATCCGAGAGAAACGCACAGAATACACAATGCTCCATATGAAACATCGGCATATGCTGATGAATCGTAATATCAAACCAATCAGACGGAGCAGTGGAAAGTAAATCGTCCAGTTGATTGATATTGAGATCGTAAGAGGCAGTAATTTTCTCTAGGTTGAAATTAGATTTGAAGTAGTTAGCCGTAATCGCATTGGCAACGTTTAAAGAGAAATCGCCAATGCAACGCTGGTCAGCAAAATATTTCAAATGGTCATAGTTGCGAATCAGATAACCATCGGCCTGACTCTTACTGACTTGCTCTAAGATCCAGTTCTCACTGGGCTTAGCAATGCGCGGTGGCGCAACCCAGACTTCAATTTTATCGTCATGCGCCGTATTCCACTGGCGGACTAATTGCACTGCGGCTTTGTAGTTGCGAGGATCTTCAAATTCGCAGTAGAGCGTGGAAATCCCGGTTGGTAATACCGCTTCGACTTGCGCGAGCTTGCGGACTAAAACTTTCAGCTCTGGGAAATAGTCAGGGAATGGGGCTGGCTCCGGCAGTAGTGCTTGGAATTCTGCAGCGGGCTTGAATTGCCAACGCTTTGGGCGCGATCGTAAATCCATTAATCGATCGACAATCGCCCGCCGCATCCGATTCAACTCACTCACGGGCACCAGCACATCGCCTTCGAGGTGATTTTTCAGATCTTCCAATCGCAGCGGGGTATTTCCCAGACGACCCAACTGTGCCAGCAGCTTTTCCCCCGTTAAAGGCTTGCTATGCGCCGCGACCAATGGCATCTCGGACTCAACCTGGGCCACGTTTCCCCGTTCATCCCGCGCAATCACGACCAGGGATTGATCAACTTCGCCGTGGACTTCGATTTGGATCGGGCGCTGGAAGGCATTTTCCTTCGCATAGCTTTGGCGGACTTGCTTATCGAGTTCGTGGTCACTGGTTTTCCAGAGCCGATCGCCCACGCAGACATTGCGAAAGTCCACTGAGCCTTTACCAAAGGTGAGTACCAGTTCATGCGCTTGAGTCCTCGGACCACGCGGTCCACGGCCCTTAGGTTTCGCCGCTGTCACCGAATAGATTCGCCCACCTTCTTCGCGCTCTTCGGGATGTCCACAGTCAAACACCACACCATCGCCGGGTTTCATGGGAGCTGCCGCCGCGATCGTCACCTGTTGC of the Romeriopsis navalis LEGE 11480 genome contains:
- a CDS encoding bifunctional aminoglycoside phosphotransferase/ATP-binding protein, encoding MTDTNLPPVVQAMLQPAVYPHAAQAEIPLIQTHVSYVFLTGDFVYKLKKPVNFGFLDFSTLEKRKHFCEEELRLNQRGAAELYLEVVAITQAGEGFELNGDGEVVEYAVKMQQFPQSALLSEMFEAGTLTAQHMRDLAKEVASFHAKADINDHIRSYGAVAKVRQAFDENYEQSAGFIDFDGGKGPQTQAQFDGTKAYTDDFFVKYESALVDRVKADKIRECHGDAHLRNIALWQEKIWLFDCIEFNEPFRFVDTMYDVGFICMDLDARGRQDFANIFLNAYLEQTGDYEGLQVLPLYLSRQAYVRAKVTSFLLGDPSIPDDLKQSSRQTAAEYYTLAYDYTQQPDGRLVMMAGLSGAGKSTAGKAIAKAHKAIHLRSDAIRKQLAGISVEERGSDAIYTPAMTEKTYDRLLALGLMLAKQGYTVVLDAKYDRTALREPVVSKSQSVGIPLTIVHCDAPMDVLKTRVAGRTGDIADATVDVLAQQSFEAFSDAERDFVKTIDTTADLNAQLKQAGFAIL
- a CDS encoding HEAT repeat domain-containing protein codes for the protein MELNAIAEHLDSENPQDRMRGITALREYEPEVAVPLLMRCVDDSEVMIRSFVAMGLGYKQTPAAYEKLLTMVADEADPNIRAEAANSLGKYGQVAIPHLVKAFHSNLNWLMRLSIIPALARLDAPAELMNLCQAGLRDADVTVKETAITYLMDFAKGPQSDEALTLLLSYADSEHWNLRRQVALVLKSFEQDQAQETLMQLRQDPDHRVVAAALEALV
- the rplY gene encoding 50S ribosomal protein L25, producing MAKFSIEAAKRPEGSKPNALRREGKMPATVYGHNGTESLQIVIDAKQAGFLVRDAVERKSQIDLSIPDLKMNTTAVLQEVQKHPWKPSIYHISFMAAKA
- a CDS encoding adenylosuccinate synthase → MANVVVIGAQWGDEGKGKITDLLSKSADVVVRYQGGVNAGHTVVVKDQTFKLHLIPSGILYPDTDCIIGSGTVIDPKVLLEELDQITALGISAKNLMISETAHVTMPYHRLIDQAAEERRGNHKIGTTGRGIGPTYADKSERTGVRIIDLMDTDRFKEQIRETVANKNVILEKLYDLPPLDAEAVIEEYLVYADRLRPHVVDSSLNIEDAIRRKRNILFEGAQGTLLDLDHGTYPYVTSSNPVAGGACIGAGVGPTMIDRVIGVAKAYTTRVGEGPFPTELHDDMGELLGNRGAEFGTTTGRKRRCGWFDAVIGRYAVRINGLDCLAITKLDVLDTLDEIQVCVAYDVDGEQRDHLPSNAREFEKCKPIYKTMPGWKQSTMECRTLEDLPQQALDYLKFLAELTEVPIAIVSLGASRDQTIIVEDPIHGPKRALLYENGAQQLAV
- a CDS encoding branched-chain amino acid transaminase, giving the protein MNNFLPTAYFRKQFVPFEDANISIATHALHYGTGAFGGLRGLPDPADPNQILLFRLDRHAARLSSSAKLLNYDLPADKIQMTIEEFVRKNQPQQPFYIRPFVYTSDLGIAPRLHNIEKDFMVYGIPLGDYLSPDGVTCRISSWARQEDRSLPLRGKISGAYITSSLAKTEAVESGFDEAILLNSQGKVSEASGMNIFLVRDGKLISPGFDQDILEGITRDSVLTIARDLGIPIVERPVDKSEMFIADELFLSGTAAKVTPIKQVEIYHLPKERPITDKIRETLTAVTENREPKYQDWVFKVRLDG
- a CDS encoding thioredoxin family protein; translation: MTANLPDSPQPDANRLRNLLIAIVAIVLAVVFALGLKTQTSSASLPAMAKASVPLDVALRNDKPTLMEFYADWCTSCQRMAPEMAELKETYGDRVNFVMLNVDNEKWLPEIVAYRVDGIPHFSYLQANNEPVAQAIGEQPEKVLEENLIALVDGQTLPIAMAQGETSAYTPPNATKTVQKSTPDDPRAHGSQVKG